TTACCGCGACCTTTTTCCCTTTTGCGTGGGCGACTGCTTCTTTCAACCCACGCGCGATGCTTTCAAAATTGGTTCCCATATCTCATCTCTCCATCCAAGTTGTAACTAGAATGTCTACAAGTTTTGCTAAATTGTTGCATTCAGCCTTGCTCAAATTGTCCATCTCGTTTTTTGCAAACAAGGTTAGCAAATAAAGCGGCATCGCTTCGCTGTGATAATAATAAATCACCCGCACCCCACTACTCTTGCCACGCCCGCCTCTGCTCCATCGTAACTTCCGAACACCGCCGGCGGTGCCAGGAATCAGATCACCCTCTTTGGGATGCATCGCCAAGTAGTTCACAACGTCCTGACGTTCCACCTCCGTTAAAAGTTTCTCCGCCCGGCGGATATATTCCGGCACCTCGGCAACCGCTATCATATGTTTGTTGTAATCCGATGGATTATACTTGTCAACATCTTTTCAAGCCTGGAGTTTTTTTTGGCTTCAACCCAACCACGGACTGATCGCTCGGTCAATTGTGAGAATACTTTACACAAA
The Deltaproteobacteria bacterium DNA segment above includes these coding regions:
- a CDS encoding type II toxin-antitoxin system RelE/ParE family toxin, encoding MIAVAEVPEYIRRAEKLLTEVERQDVVNYLAMHPKEGDLIPGTAGGVRKLRWSRGGRGKSSGVRVIYYYHSEAMPLYLLTLFAKNEMDNLSKAECNNLAKLVDILVTTWMER